Proteins from a single region of Rhodovibrio salinarum DSM 9154:
- a CDS encoding trimethylamine methyltransferase family protein — translation MTNTAETAETPAGHDASAETASDTADSTANAGGRGGRRGRGGRGSGREGRRAQRGGGGVQQLRYITRKVAPYEVLSEEGLETIEANADTILEEIGIEFRDDPEALEIWRQAGADVQGERVRLPRGMARKIIQDNAPRQFTQLARNPERSVEIGGNNTVFAPVYGPPFVRTLDEGRRYATLDDFQKIVKLAYMTPSLHHSGGTVCEPVDVPVNKRHLDMLYAHMRYSDKPFMGSVTAPERAEDTVEMAKILFGKETVEQNVVTISLINANSPMTFDATMLGALKVYARAGQACIITPFILAGAMAPVTIAGTLAQTLAESMAGMAFAQLVRPGAPVVFGSFASSISMQSGAPTFGTPEPALVLYGAAALARRLGVPFRSGGSLCGSKIPDAQAAYESANTLLPTVLAGVNFTLHSAGWVEGGLAASFEKLVMDADQLEMMHAMTNGVDLSENGQAMDAIREVGPGSHYLGASHTQANFETAFFRSKIADNNSFEQWESEGAQDAAQRANTLWKKRLAEYEAPALDPATDEALQDYVARTKASMADSFSS, via the coding sequence ATGACCAACACTGCCGAAACCGCCGAGACGCCCGCCGGACACGACGCATCCGCCGAAACGGCCAGCGACACCGCCGACAGTACCGCCAATGCTGGCGGCCGCGGCGGCCGGCGTGGCCGTGGCGGGCGTGGCAGCGGCCGGGAAGGCCGGCGCGCCCAACGCGGCGGCGGCGGGGTGCAGCAGCTGCGCTACATCACCCGCAAGGTCGCGCCCTACGAGGTGCTGAGCGAAGAAGGCCTGGAGACGATCGAGGCCAACGCCGACACCATCCTGGAAGAGATCGGGATCGAGTTCCGCGACGACCCGGAGGCGCTGGAGATCTGGCGCCAGGCCGGTGCGGACGTCCAGGGCGAGCGGGTGCGCCTGCCGCGCGGCATGGCGCGCAAGATCATCCAGGACAACGCGCCCCGGCAGTTCACCCAGCTGGCCCGCAATCCCGAGCGGTCGGTCGAGATCGGCGGCAACAATACGGTGTTTGCCCCGGTCTATGGCCCGCCGTTCGTGCGCACGCTGGACGAAGGTCGTCGCTACGCCACGCTCGACGACTTCCAGAAGATCGTGAAGCTCGCCTACATGACGCCGTCGCTGCACCACTCCGGCGGTACGGTGTGCGAGCCGGTCGATGTGCCCGTGAACAAGCGGCACCTGGACATGCTGTACGCGCACATGCGCTACAGCGACAAGCCATTCATGGGCTCCGTCACCGCGCCCGAACGCGCCGAAGACACGGTGGAGATGGCCAAGATCCTGTTCGGCAAGGAGACGGTCGAGCAGAACGTCGTCACCATCTCGCTGATCAATGCCAACTCGCCAATGACCTTCGACGCGACCATGCTGGGCGCGCTCAAGGTCTACGCCCGCGCGGGTCAGGCCTGCATCATCACGCCGTTCATTCTGGCCGGCGCCATGGCGCCGGTGACGATCGCCGGCACGCTGGCGCAAACGCTCGCGGAATCGATGGCGGGTATGGCGTTCGCCCAGCTGGTGCGCCCCGGTGCGCCGGTGGTGTTCGGCTCGTTCGCCAGTTCGATCTCGATGCAGTCCGGCGCGCCTACCTTCGGGACGCCGGAGCCGGCGCTGGTGCTGTACGGCGCCGCCGCGCTGGCGCGCCGGCTGGGCGTGCCGTTCCGCTCCGGCGGCTCGCTGTGCGGGTCCAAGATTCCGGATGCGCAGGCGGCCTACGAAAGCGCCAACACCCTGCTGCCGACCGTGCTGGCCGGCGTGAACTTCACGCTGCATTCCGCAGGCTGGGTGGAAGGCGGACTGGCCGCGTCGTTCGAAAAGCTGGTGATGGACGCCGACCAGCTGGAGATGATGCACGCCATGACCAACGGCGTGGATCTGTCGGAAAACGGCCAGGCGATGGATGCCATCCGCGAGGTCGGCCCGGGCAGCCACTACCTCGGCGCCAGCCACACCCAGGCGAACTTCGAGACGGCCTTCTTCCGCTCCAAGATCGCGGACAACAACTCCTTCGAGCAGTGGGAGAGCGAAGGCGCGCAGGACGCCGCCCAACGCGCCAATACCCTGTGGAAGAAGCGCCTGGCGGAGTATGAGGCGCCCGCCCTCGACCCCGCGACCGACGAAGCGCTGCAGGACTACGTCGCGCGCACCAAGGCCTCGATGGCGGACTCGTTCTCGAGTTAG